One window of the Shewanella khirikhana genome contains the following:
- a CDS encoding YgaP family membrane protein — MSLERSIMAFAGFMVLLSLALTAWVNHNFVWLTVFVGANLFQSAFTGFCPAAMLMRKMGVKSEAELCKLKQ; from the coding sequence ATGTCACTCGAACGTTCTATCATGGCTTTTGCCGGTTTTATGGTGCTCTTGTCACTGGCCCTCACCGCCTGGGTGAACCACAATTTTGTCTGGCTTACCGTGTTTGTCGGCGCTAATCTGTTCCAAAGTGCCTTTACCGGATTCTGCCCCGCTGCCATGTTGATGCGCAAAATGGGGGTAAAATCGGAGGCTGAGCTTTGTAAGCTCAAACAATAG
- a CDS encoding rhodanese-like domain-containing protein, producing MKILAKIWHIALLTATLLVASNTAVAADKDPQAAWERIHQGAMVVDVRTPDEFAAGHLEGAINIPFEQISAEFAARGIAKDTQVVLYCRSGRRSGVANDALIADGYSNTYNGGAYETLASTESAAKSK from the coding sequence GTGAAGATACTGGCCAAAATCTGGCATATTGCCCTGCTGACTGCCACCTTACTTGTGGCGTCAAATACTGCTGTGGCAGCTGATAAAGACCCCCAGGCCGCCTGGGAGCGTATTCATCAGGGTGCCATGGTAGTGGATGTGCGCACGCCGGATGAGTTTGCCGCCGGACACCTCGAAGGCGCCATTAACATCCCCTTCGAGCAGATCAGCGCCGAATTTGCCGCCCGCGGTATCGCCAAAGACACTCAGGTCGTACTCTACTGTCGCAGCGGCCGCCGCAGCGGTGTTGCCAACGACGCCCTGATAGCCGACGGTTACAGCAATACATACAACGGCGGAGCCTATGAAACACTGGCTTCGACTGAAAGCGCCGCCAAATCCAAATAA
- a CDS encoding S8 family serine peptidase, producing MTSKNTKTFALGLSTLALAISAGVHAAPANGMFADGDHTPLPKRYVVKFKNNAAAELFSAQDSINSMQYQPRTHEVFGHHRALNAASAKEMKRIGRSNAYTVKLDNQGIKALRARADVEFVEEDVPRRLLSETTPWGQTFVGATQLADNLSGNRTICIIDSGYDRGHPDLSGNNVTGTNNSGTGNWFEPGNNNAHGTHVAGTIAAIANGEGVVGVLPNRNANIHVIKVFNESGWGYSSGLVSAIDTCVANGANVVSMSLGGASSSTTERNALAAHYNNGVLLIAAAGNDGDNTHSYPASYDSVVSVAAVDSTKHHAAFSQYTNQVEVSGPGEAILSTVTRGEGRLADIVIGGQSYFDNGVVPHNRLVKSGTSYAPAPINGTVTATLAECSVSGGVFNCGNMTGKVCLVERIGNQGSSYPEINAAKACQNAGASATIVYSNSDLPGLQNPFVVDTNSELTKVSVSVDRATGLALRGRVGSSVTVSNEGGKDYEYYNGTSMATPHVSGVATLVWSYHPECSAAQVRAALRATAEDLDVAGRDDRTGYGLVDAVAAKEYLDASCDGPTNGGGGNGGSDAEMTNGVAKSNLSGAKAEELHFYIDVPAGATDLNFAMSGGSGDADLYVQYGAAPTTSSYDCRPWKGGNTESCPIANAQAGTYYVMVQGYSAFSGVNLVASYTDNNGGGNGGGTTGPVSYTNTDNYNIPDNSTAGITSPINVTRTGDSGTVTVEVNIVHTYIGDLQVELIAPNGQVAVLHDNTGSGTDNINKTYTVNTSGIESQGTWKLKAVDSARRDTGYIDSWTLSFQ from the coding sequence ATGACAAGCAAAAACACAAAAACTTTCGCCCTGGGTTTATCAACCCTGGCACTGGCTATTTCAGCCGGTGTCCACGCAGCTCCTGCCAACGGCATGTTTGCCGATGGTGATCACACACCTCTGCCAAAGCGTTATGTGGTTAAGTTCAAAAATAACGCCGCCGCCGAACTGTTCAGCGCCCAAGACAGCATCAACAGCATGCAGTACCAGCCACGTACCCACGAGGTATTTGGCCATCACCGCGCCCTGAACGCTGCCAGCGCCAAAGAAATGAAGCGTATTGGCCGCAGCAACGCTTATACAGTGAAGCTGGACAATCAGGGCATCAAGGCCCTGCGCGCCCGTGCCGACGTTGAATTTGTTGAAGAAGACGTACCACGTCGCCTGCTGTCTGAAACCACGCCATGGGGTCAAACCTTCGTGGGCGCCACCCAGCTGGCAGACAACTTAAGCGGCAACCGCACCATCTGTATCATCGACTCAGGTTACGATCGTGGTCACCCTGATCTGTCCGGCAACAATGTTACCGGAACCAACAACTCAGGCACTGGCAACTGGTTTGAGCCTGGCAACAACAATGCCCACGGCACTCACGTTGCCGGTACCATTGCCGCCATCGCCAACGGCGAAGGCGTGGTGGGTGTACTGCCTAACCGCAACGCCAACATCCACGTAATCAAGGTATTCAACGAGTCTGGCTGGGGCTACTCATCCGGTCTGGTCAGCGCCATCGACACCTGTGTTGCCAACGGTGCCAACGTGGTTTCCATGTCGCTGGGCGGCGCAAGCTCCAGCACCACTGAGCGTAATGCCCTTGCCGCTCACTACAACAACGGCGTACTGCTGATTGCCGCTGCCGGTAACGATGGCGACAACACCCACAGCTACCCAGCGTCCTACGACAGCGTAGTGTCTGTTGCCGCAGTGGACAGCACCAAGCACCATGCAGCCTTCTCCCAGTACACCAATCAGGTGGAAGTCTCTGGTCCCGGTGAAGCCATTCTGTCTACCGTGACCCGCGGCGAAGGCCGTCTGGCTGATATCGTTATCGGCGGCCAGTCTTACTTCGACAACGGCGTTGTTCCGCACAACCGTTTGGTGAAATCTGGTACCAGCTATGCGCCAGCCCCAATCAACGGTACTGTGACTGCCACTCTGGCCGAATGTAGCGTGTCAGGCGGCGTATTCAACTGCGGTAACATGACCGGCAAAGTGTGTCTGGTTGAGCGTATCGGCAACCAGGGTTCAAGCTATCCTGAAATCAACGCAGCCAAAGCCTGTCAAAACGCCGGTGCCTCTGCCACCATCGTTTACTCAAACAGCGACCTGCCAGGCCTGCAAAACCCCTTCGTGGTTGATACCAACAGCGAGCTGACCAAGGTGTCTGTATCGGTTGACCGTGCCACCGGTCTGGCGCTGCGTGGCCGTGTAGGCTCTTCTGTTACCGTTTCCAACGAAGGCGGAAAAGACTACGAGTACTACAACGGTACTTCTATGGCGACCCCACACGTGTCCGGCGTAGCGACTCTGGTGTGGAGCTATCACCCAGAGTGTAGCGCCGCTCAGGTGCGTGCTGCCCTGCGTGCGACTGCTGAAGATCTGGATGTAGCCGGCCGTGACGACAGAACCGGTTACGGTCTGGTGGATGCTGTGGCTGCCAAAGAGTATCTGGACGCTTCCTGTGACGGCCCAACCAATGGCGGTGGCGGAAATGGTGGCTCAGATGCTGAAATGACCAATGGCGTAGCCAAGTCCAACCTCAGCGGTGCCAAAGCTGAAGAACTGCACTTCTACATCGACGTACCCGCCGGTGCCACTGATCTGAACTTCGCCATGAGCGGTGGCAGCGGTGATGCCGACCTGTACGTTCAGTACGGCGCAGCGCCAACCACCAGCAGCTACGACTGCCGTCCATGGAAAGGTGGCAACACCGAGTCTTGCCCAATCGCCAACGCCCAGGCAGGTACTTACTATGTGATGGTTCAGGGTTACAGCGCCTTCAGCGGTGTGAACCTGGTTGCCAGCTACACCGACAACAATGGTGGCGGCAATGGCGGTGGTACCACAGGTCCTGTGAGCTACACCAACACCGACAACTACAACATTCCTGACAACAGCACCGCCGGGATCACCAGCCCAATCAACGTGACCCGCACAGGTGACTCAGGCACTGTGACCGTGGAAGTGAACATCGTTCATACCTACATCGGTGATCTGCAGGTTGAGTTGATTGCCCCCAATGGCCAGGTTGCCGTGCTGCACGACAACACAGGCTCAGGCACTGACAACATCAACAAGACCTACACAGTGAACACCTCAGGTATCGAGTCTCAGGGTACCTGGAAGCTGAAGGCTGTTGACAGCGCCCGCCGCGACACCGGCTATATCGATTCCTGGACCCTGTCTTTCCAGTAA
- a CDS encoding YaeQ family protein, whose amino-acid sequence MTLKSDIHKLTLSITDLGRSYVAEHKLTVARHPSETEQRLIAFALNASPTLKFVGELCNQDEPELCEPGLDGQYRLWVEFGLADEKRIKRACHRADRVLVCAYGGQDLALWWKQHQGKYTRIGQLQVLAFDNQQLDAMLPFVERGMHLAITIDEEGSLLISNGLLGMSLQPKLLKSWSLD is encoded by the coding sequence ATGACGCTCAAATCCGATATTCACAAGCTTACCCTGTCCATTACCGACCTTGGCCGCAGCTATGTGGCCGAGCATAAGCTCACGGTGGCCCGCCACCCGTCCGAAACCGAGCAGCGGCTTATCGCCTTTGCCTTGAATGCATCGCCCACGCTTAAATTTGTCGGTGAGCTTTGCAATCAGGATGAACCAGAGCTGTGTGAGCCGGGACTCGATGGTCAGTACCGCCTGTGGGTGGAGTTTGGCCTTGCTGATGAAAAGCGTATCAAACGCGCCTGCCACCGCGCTGACAGGGTACTGGTGTGTGCTTACGGCGGTCAGGATTTGGCATTGTGGTGGAAGCAGCATCAGGGGAAATATACCCGCATTGGCCAACTCCAGGTGCTTGCCTTTGACAACCAGCAGCTTGATGCGATGTTGCCCTTTGTCGAGCGGGGTATGCACCTTGCCATCACCATTGATGAAGAAGGCAGTTTGCTTATTTCAAACGGTCTGCTGGGTATGAGTTTGCAGCCAAAGCTGCTTAAATCCTGGAGCTTGGATTAA
- a CDS encoding precorrin-2 dehydrogenase/sirohydrochlorin ferrochelatase family protein translates to MQYFPLFIDTHELPVLVVGGGDVAARKLELLCRTYARVRVIALEACDEVRAIGAAGKIDLSERAVTDEDIRDVQLAYLATNDEALNVRLAAVARSRGILANVVDNPAHCRFITPSIVDRGRLVVAISTAGAAPVFARDIRARLEAWLPPSLAPLFDFIAERRVQVQNRLDSVPERRRFWERFFTLNGDRFDGNTQDHFDDAFENIAAQGELLLIDEDTSPRLLPIAAMAMLQRLDCIASNLTVPMELNELLRRDADRAAQPAIGELEHWLASGKRVLVYAAAADIKALRAHFPQARHLRAGAL, encoded by the coding sequence ATGCAGTATTTTCCGCTTTTTATTGATACCCACGAGTTACCGGTACTGGTGGTGGGCGGCGGCGATGTGGCCGCCCGCAAGCTTGAGCTTTTGTGCCGAACCTATGCCAGGGTCAGGGTGATTGCCCTTGAGGCCTGTGATGAGGTGAGGGCAATCGGAGCCGCCGGTAAAATTGATCTCAGCGAACGGGCTGTTACCGACGAGGATATCCGTGACGTGCAGCTTGCTTACCTTGCCACCAACGATGAGGCGCTTAATGTGCGTTTGGCGGCGGTCGCCCGCAGCCGAGGTATTCTGGCCAATGTTGTGGATAATCCTGCCCATTGCCGCTTTATAACACCCTCTATCGTCGATCGGGGCCGACTGGTCGTGGCTATCAGCACCGCCGGCGCCGCGCCTGTGTTTGCCCGGGATATCCGTGCCCGGCTCGAAGCCTGGTTGCCCCCCTCGCTGGCACCGCTGTTTGATTTTATTGCCGAGCGGCGGGTGCAGGTGCAAAACCGCCTTGACAGCGTGCCGGAGCGGCGCCGCTTTTGGGAGCGTTTTTTTACCCTCAATGGCGACAGATTTGACGGCAACACCCAGGATCATTTCGACGATGCGTTTGAGAACATAGCCGCGCAGGGTGAGCTTTTGCTGATTGATGAAGACACTTCGCCACGGCTGCTGCCAATTGCCGCTATGGCGATGTTGCAGCGCCTCGATTGCATCGCCAGCAACTTAACTGTGCCGATGGAGCTCAATGAGCTGCTGCGCCGCGACGCAGACCGCGCTGCCCAACCTGCCATCGGTGAGCTCGAGCATTGGCTTGCGAGCGGCAAGCGGGTGCTGGTGTATGCCGCTGCAGCCGACATCAAGGCGCTGCGGGCGCATTTCCCCCAGGCCAGGCATTTGAGGGCCGGTGCGCTTTAA
- a CDS encoding rhodanese-like domain-containing protein, producing the protein MQHNPGFLALVESVLPKVTELSIEDYQADDSWQLLDVREDHEWLVNHLPGAKHLGRGILERDVETRFPDKDTPLLLYCGGGYRSALACYNLQLMGYTRVASLIGGYKAWVARNLPLVNE; encoded by the coding sequence ATGCAGCATAATCCAGGATTTCTTGCCTTGGTTGAGTCTGTGCTTCCCAAGGTGACCGAGCTTTCCATCGAAGACTATCAGGCCGACGACAGCTGGCAGCTGCTCGATGTGCGCGAAGATCATGAATGGCTGGTCAATCATCTCCCCGGCGCAAAGCATTTGGGCCGCGGCATTCTGGAGCGGGACGTCGAAACCCGTTTCCCTGATAAAGATACCCCGTTACTGCTTTACTGCGGTGGCGGTTACCGCTCGGCACTGGCCTGTTATAACCTGCAGCTGATGGGCTACACCCGGGTGGCGTCACTCATTGGCGGCTACAAGGCCTGGGTGGCGCGCAACCTGCCGCTGGTCAACGAATAG
- a CDS encoding DUF2007 domain-containing protein, with protein sequence MEERKCLLAGGNLLQAHTWKGLLQACGIQVELRGEALLGGVGELPVDLQNVELWVNESELKKAQSQLESLACDRPQWQCINCHEMNEDSFELCWQCSAERSEAHN encoded by the coding sequence ATGGAAGAAAGAAAATGTTTGCTGGCCGGTGGCAACTTGCTGCAGGCGCATACCTGGAAGGGATTACTGCAGGCTTGTGGCATTCAGGTGGAGCTTAGGGGCGAAGCGCTCCTTGGCGGCGTGGGTGAATTGCCGGTGGATCTGCAGAATGTCGAGCTGTGGGTGAACGAGTCCGAGCTTAAAAAGGCCCAGAGTCAGCTCGAAAGCCTTGCCTGCGACCGACCCCAATGGCAATGCATCAACTGCCATGAGATGAACGAAGACAGCTTCGAGCTCTGTTGGCAATGCAGTGCCGAGCGCAGCGAAGCCCACAACTGA
- the secF gene encoding protein translocase subunit SecF, with product MFQLLDIKGSINFLKHALPISILSAILVVGSLVSLATRGINWGLDFTGGTVVEMEFSKPANLETLRNNLTEPEVAGAVVQNFGSSRDVLVRLQVREGVKSDDQVRVVMAEAMKLDPEVAQKRVEFVGPQVGKELAEQGGLAVLVALICILIYVSFRFEWRLAAGSVAALAHDVIVTLGVFSLLQLEFDLTVLAGLLTVVGYSLNDTIVVFDRIRENFLKMRKGSPEEVVNTSITQTMSRTIITTGTTLITVVALFLKGGTLIHGFATALLLGIVVGTYSSIYVASYLAIRLGINREHMMPVEVEKEGADQPSIMP from the coding sequence ATGTTTCAGCTTTTAGATATCAAGGGCTCCATCAACTTCCTCAAGCACGCGCTGCCCATCAGTATCCTGTCTGCCATTTTGGTAGTGGGCTCGCTGGTGTCGCTGGCTACCCGTGGCATTAACTGGGGCCTGGATTTTACCGGTGGTACCGTGGTGGAGATGGAATTCTCCAAACCGGCCAACCTGGAGACGCTGCGTAACAACCTGACCGAGCCTGAAGTTGCCGGCGCTGTGGTACAGAACTTCGGTTCAAGCCGCGACGTGCTGGTGCGTCTGCAGGTACGTGAAGGCGTAAAGAGTGACGATCAGGTTCGTGTGGTTATGGCCGAAGCCATGAAGCTCGACCCTGAAGTCGCCCAGAAGCGGGTGGAATTCGTCGGTCCGCAGGTGGGTAAGGAATTGGCAGAGCAGGGCGGCCTCGCAGTACTGGTGGCGCTTATCTGTATCCTTATTTACGTGTCGTTCCGCTTCGAGTGGCGTCTTGCCGCAGGCTCGGTGGCCGCACTGGCACACGACGTTATCGTGACTCTGGGTGTATTCTCGCTGCTGCAGCTTGAGTTTGACCTCACCGTACTGGCGGGTCTCTTGACGGTAGTGGGTTACTCCCTTAACGATACCATTGTGGTATTCGACCGTATCCGTGAGAACTTCCTCAAGATGCGTAAGGGCAGTCCGGAAGAAGTGGTTAACACCTCTATCACCCAGACCATGAGCCGTACCATCATCACCACAGGCACAACGCTTATTACCGTTGTGGCACTGTTCCTCAAGGGCGGAACCCTTATTCACGGCTTCGCCACGGCGCTGCTGCTGGGTATTGTGGTGGGTACCTACTCGTCCATCTATGTGGCGAGTTACCTGGCCATTCGCCTCGGTATTAACCGTGAGCACATGATGCCTGTGGAAGTGGAAAAAGAAGGCGCCGATCAGCCTTCCATCATGCCCTGA
- the secD gene encoding protein translocase subunit SecD, whose translation MLNKYPMWKNIMVVLVIAIGGFYALPNLFGEDHAVQVVATRGAEVNATTQSNVTEALTAKGIGVKRSELENGQLLVRVANAEDQLTAKETIAELLGDKYTVALNLAPATPEWLESVGGSPMKLGLDLRGGVHFLMEVDMGEAIRKMEEAKIADFRGQLREERIRYAGVHRTVRGIEIKFRDAETVGQAERFLKSRSNDMVFSDISSGENYVLLAVMSEAYLKQIKEEALQQNITTIRNRVNELGVAEPVVQRQGAERIIVELPGVQDTARAKEILGATASIEFHMVDEKADVAAAANGRVPAGSELYQRREGGPVVLKKEVMLTGDHITGAQPSFDEYSRPQVAIQLDAKGGEIFSNVTKDNIGKPMATLFIEYKDSGERNPDGSVKMRKIEEVISVATIQARLGRNFVITGLTHSESQNLALLLRAGALIAPVSIVEERTIGPSLGAENIENGLQAMIWGMAVVLAFMLVYYRAFGVIANLALCANLIMVVGVMSMIPGAVLTLPGIAGMVLTVGMAVDGNVLIYERIREELRAGRSVQQAIHEGYGNALSTIADANITTFITALILFAVGTGAVKGFAVTLMIGIATSMFTAIVGTRAIVNALWGGKRVKKLSI comes from the coding sequence GTGCTAAATAAATACCCAATGTGGAAGAACATCATGGTGGTGCTGGTCATCGCCATTGGTGGCTTCTATGCGCTGCCCAACCTGTTCGGCGAAGATCATGCCGTACAGGTGGTGGCAACCCGTGGTGCCGAAGTCAACGCGACGACCCAGTCGAACGTGACCGAGGCCCTGACTGCCAAAGGTATTGGCGTTAAGCGTTCTGAGTTGGAAAACGGCCAGTTGCTGGTTCGTGTTGCCAACGCCGAAGATCAGCTGACTGCCAAGGAAACCATTGCTGAGCTGCTGGGCGACAAATACACAGTTGCCCTGAACCTGGCGCCTGCTACTCCTGAGTGGCTGGAATCCGTCGGTGGCAGCCCGATGAAACTCGGTCTTGACCTTCGCGGCGGTGTGCACTTCCTGATGGAAGTGGACATGGGCGAAGCCATCCGCAAGATGGAAGAAGCCAAGATTGCCGATTTCCGTGGTCAGCTTCGGGAAGAGCGCATTCGCTATGCCGGCGTGCATCGCACTGTGCGTGGCATTGAGATCAAGTTCCGTGATGCCGAGACCGTAGGTCAGGCAGAACGTTTCCTCAAAAGCCGCAGCAACGACATGGTGTTTTCTGATATCTCCAGTGGTGAAAACTACGTACTGCTGGCGGTTATGAGCGAGGCGTACCTCAAGCAAATCAAAGAGGAAGCCCTGCAGCAGAACATCACCACCATTCGTAACCGTGTGAACGAGCTGGGTGTGGCCGAGCCTGTGGTGCAGCGTCAGGGTGCCGAGCGCATCATCGTTGAGCTGCCCGGTGTGCAGGATACTGCCCGTGCCAAGGAAATCCTGGGTGCGACAGCCTCGATTGAATTCCACATGGTAGATGAAAAAGCCGATGTGGCTGCTGCGGCGAATGGCCGTGTGCCAGCGGGCAGCGAGCTGTATCAGCGCCGCGAAGGTGGTCCGGTTGTACTGAAGAAAGAAGTGATGCTCACCGGTGACCATATCACCGGCGCCCAGCCTTCGTTCGACGAATACAGCCGTCCACAGGTTGCCATTCAGCTGGATGCCAAGGGCGGGGAAATCTTCTCCAACGTCACCAAGGACAACATCGGCAAGCCGATGGCGACCCTGTTCATTGAATATAAGGACAGCGGTGAGCGTAACCCAGACGGCAGCGTAAAAATGCGTAAAATCGAGGAAGTTATCTCGGTTGCTACCATTCAGGCACGCCTTGGCCGTAACTTTGTTATCACGGGTCTGACTCACAGTGAGTCGCAGAATCTGGCACTGCTGCTGCGTGCCGGTGCCCTGATTGCCCCTGTGTCCATCGTCGAAGAACGTACCATTGGTCCAAGCCTGGGTGCGGAAAACATCGAAAATGGCCTGCAGGCAATGATTTGGGGTATGGCTGTGGTACTGGCATTTATGCTGGTGTACTACCGTGCCTTCGGTGTGATTGCCAACCTGGCGCTGTGTGCCAACCTCATCATGGTAGTGGGCGTGATGTCCATGATCCCGGGTGCGGTACTGACCCTGCCGGGTATTGCCGGTATGGTGCTGACCGTGGGTATGGCCGTTGACGGTAACGTGCTGATTTACGAGCGTATTCGTGAAGAACTTCGTGCCGGTCGCAGCGTGCAGCAAGCCATCCACGAAGGTTACGGCAACGCCTTGTCGACCATTGCCGACGCCAACATCACCACCTTTATCACCGCGCTTATTCTGTTTGCCGTGGGTACTGGTGCGGTGAAAGGCTTCGCCGTGACCCTGATGATTGGTATCGCTACTTCTATGTTCACGGCCATCGTGGGCACCCGCGCGATTGTTAACGCCCTCTGGGGTGGCAAGCGCGTGAAGAAACTGTCGATTTGA
- the yajC gene encoding preprotein translocase subunit YajC, whose translation MFISNAYANAAGAAPQGGGTMELVIMLGLFGLIFYFMIFRPQSKRVKEHKNLMSSLSKGDEVLTSGGILGKIAKISEDSDYVVLALNDSTNITIKKDYIAAVLPKGSIQSL comes from the coding sequence ATGTTCATTTCAAACGCGTATGCCAATGCAGCAGGTGCCGCTCCCCAGGGCGGTGGTACCATGGAACTTGTGATCATGCTCGGCCTGTTCGGTCTGATTTTCTACTTCATGATCTTCCGTCCTCAATCCAAGCGCGTCAAAGAGCACAAAAACCTGATGTCCTCCCTCTCCAAGGGTGACGAAGTGCTGACCAGCGGCGGTATCCTCGGCAAAATCGCCAAGATCTCCGAAGACAGCGACTACGTTGTGCTGGCGCTGAACGACAGCACCAACATCACCATTAAAAAGGACTATATTGCGGCGGTATTGCCTAAAGGCTCTATCCAGTCCCTGTAA
- the tgt gene encoding tRNA guanosine(34) transglycosylase Tgt translates to MKFELITTQGRARRGRLVFERGTVETPAFMPVGTYGTVKGMTPEEVRATGADILLGNTFHLWLRPGEEIMRKHGDLHDFMNWQRPILTDSGGFQVFSLGDIRKITEEGVHFRSPINGEKIFMDAEKSMQIQHSLGSDVVMIFDECTPYPATHDEARKSMQMSLRWAQRSRDEFDRLENPNSLFGIIQGSVYEDLRDESLKGLLEIGFDGYAVGGLAVGEPKADMHRVLEHVCPQIPADKPRYLMGVGKPEDLVEGVRRGVDMFDCVMPTRNARNGHLFTSEGVIKIRNARHRDDTSPLDAKCDCYTCTNYSRAYLHHLDRCNEILGARLNTIHNLRYYQRLMEGLRGAIETGTLDAFVEDFYTSQGREVPELKD, encoded by the coding sequence ATGAAATTTGAATTGATTACCACCCAGGGTCGCGCCCGTCGCGGCAGACTGGTTTTCGAACGTGGCACAGTGGAAACCCCGGCCTTTATGCCAGTGGGCACCTACGGTACGGTAAAGGGCATGACCCCTGAAGAAGTGCGTGCCACCGGCGCCGATATTCTGCTGGGCAACACCTTCCACCTGTGGCTGCGCCCCGGTGAAGAGATCATGCGCAAGCACGGCGATCTGCACGACTTTATGAACTGGCAGCGTCCTATTCTCACAGACTCGGGCGGCTTTCAGGTATTCAGCCTCGGCGATATCCGTAAGATCACCGAAGAAGGGGTACATTTCCGCTCGCCTATCAACGGCGAAAAGATTTTTATGGATGCCGAAAAGTCGATGCAAATCCAGCATTCTCTGGGCTCCGATGTGGTGATGATTTTCGATGAGTGCACGCCTTATCCGGCGACGCACGATGAAGCACGCAAGTCCATGCAGATGTCACTGCGCTGGGCTCAGCGTTCACGGGATGAGTTCGACCGCCTGGAAAACCCCAACTCACTGTTTGGGATTATTCAGGGCAGCGTGTACGAAGACTTGCGTGACGAGAGCCTCAAGGGGCTGCTCGAAATTGGTTTTGACGGCTATGCCGTCGGTGGTCTGGCGGTGGGTGAGCCCAAGGCTGACATGCATCGAGTACTTGAGCATGTGTGCCCGCAAATTCCTGCTGACAAACCACGCTATCTGATGGGGGTAGGTAAGCCGGAGGATCTGGTTGAAGGCGTACGTCGGGGCGTTGACATGTTTGACTGTGTTATGCCAACCCGTAATGCCCGCAACGGCCACCTGTTTACCAGTGAAGGCGTTATCAAGATCCGCAATGCGCGGCATCGCGACGACACTTCACCGCTGGACGCCAAGTGTGATTGCTATACCTGCACTAACTATTCCCGTGCATATTTGCATCACCTGGATCGTTGTAACGAAATCTTGGGAGCCCGGCTCAACACCATCCACAACCTGCGTTATTACCAAAGGTTGATGGAGGGTTTGCGCGGCGCCATCGAGACAGGTACATTAGACGCCTTTGTTGAGGACTTCTATACCAGTCAAGGGCGCGAAGTTCCTGAGCTAAAAGACTAA
- the queA gene encoding tRNA preQ1(34) S-adenosylmethionine ribosyltransferase-isomerase QueA codes for MRVADFTFDLPDELIARYPMAERTASRLLHLEGNSGALADRQFTDILGLIEPGDLMIFNNTRVIPARLFGQKASGGKLEILVERMLDDKRILAHVRSSKSPKPGAEIILDGGFKMTMDARHDALFELSLKDDKTILEVLEAVGHMPLPPYIDRPDEDADKERYQTVYNERPGAVAAPTAGLHFDETILDALKAKGVDMAFVTLHVGAGTFQPVRVDNVLEHKMHSEWAEVPADVVEKIRATKAAGKRVIAVGTTSVRSLESAAKASEGELQPFCGDTDIFIFPGFEFKVVDAMVTNFHLPESTLIMLVSAFAGFDEVIGAYRHAVEQKYRFFSYGDAMFVTKKAP; via the coding sequence ATGCGAGTTGCTGATTTTACCTTTGATCTTCCTGATGAATTAATTGCGCGCTATCCGATGGCGGAGCGCACTGCCTCCCGTTTGCTGCATCTGGAAGGCAATAGCGGCGCCCTGGCCGATCGCCAGTTTACCGATATCCTGGGGTTGATTGAGCCTGGCGACCTGATGATTTTCAATAACACCCGGGTTATCCCTGCGCGTCTGTTTGGCCAGAAGGCCAGTGGCGGCAAGCTGGAAATCCTGGTGGAGCGCATGCTGGATGACAAACGCATTCTGGCCCATGTGCGTTCATCGAAATCCCCCAAGCCTGGCGCCGAGATTATCCTCGATGGCGGCTTTAAAATGACGATGGATGCCCGTCACGATGCCTTGTTCGAGCTGTCGCTCAAGGACGATAAAACCATCCTCGAGGTGCTGGAAGCCGTGGGGCACATGCCGCTGCCACCTTATATCGACCGCCCCGATGAAGATGCCGACAAAGAGCGCTATCAGACTGTGTACAACGAGCGCCCAGGTGCGGTAGCTGCCCCTACCGCCGGTTTGCACTTTGACGAAACCATTCTTGACGCCCTGAAAGCCAAAGGCGTGGACATGGCGTTTGTAACTCTGCACGTGGGTGCAGGTACCTTCCAACCGGTGCGGGTCGACAATGTGCTTGAGCACAAGATGCACTCCGAGTGGGCAGAAGTACCTGCGGATGTGGTAGAGAAAATCCGTGCCACCAAGGCGGCGGGTAAGCGGGTCATTGCCGTGGGTACTACCTCGGTGCGTTCACTGGAGAGTGCCGCCAAAGCCAGCGAAGGTGAATTACAGCCATTTTGTGGTGATACCGATATCTTTATCTTCCCCGGTTTCGAGTTCAAAGTGGTCGATGCCATGGTGACCAATTTCCACCTGCCGGAGTCGACACTTATCATGCTGGTGAGCGCCTTTGCCGGCTTCGATGAAGTGATTGGTGCCTATCGCCACGCGGTTGAACAAAAATACCGCTTTTTCAGTTACGGCGATGCCATGTTTGTGACTAAAAAAGCCCCCTAA